A single region of the Sphingomonas sp. LY29 genome encodes:
- a CDS encoding HAMP domain-containing sensor histidine kinase has translation MRFDDRLKTVMTQSVADDRDRAVRWRQLVHLLSRPHDHLDPALSEAALTMVRSEMGAVDPSVRAATARSIAGRPVPAALLRLFVKEPMSVAAPLIASAHLDDTEWAMLRRDSSNEVAAFIDTLRPPAPEETVVTAPEVIAELAKPEVEKPSPRHDPVPTAPAAAPTGPNLFRWECDASGQIAWVEGAPRGALIGRAIAAEEGADRLLVRAFADRIPFDGATLTFPAPALDGEWRLSGIPAFSPSDGRFIGYRGIARRDGDDQVQVPSSAISAIGSADADMLRETIHEIKTPLNAIIGFAEIIDGQYLGPAHRNYRSRAAEIVTQARVLLGAIEDLDFAARMRSSRASAGAATALDTMLPPLTDELVRRAKGRDVELRVSPPKRGVRCRLEQDLAERLLRRLIGAVIDASVPGERIQASFREDAGMCVLDLSLPVSAQGLSDERLFDPAFATASEDGQSPLGLGFALRLVRGLASLAGGKITTNAGGLSLGIPKA, from the coding sequence TTGAGATTTGACGACCGCCTCAAGACGGTAATGACCCAGTCGGTCGCGGACGACCGCGACCGGGCGGTACGTTGGCGCCAGCTGGTCCACCTGCTGTCGCGTCCGCACGACCATCTGGATCCCGCCTTGTCGGAGGCCGCGCTGACCATGGTGCGGAGCGAAATGGGTGCCGTCGATCCTTCGGTCCGTGCGGCGACAGCCCGGAGCATTGCCGGGCGACCGGTACCGGCCGCCCTGTTGCGGCTGTTCGTCAAGGAGCCGATGTCGGTGGCGGCGCCGCTGATTGCCTCCGCGCATCTCGACGACACCGAGTGGGCCATGCTTCGGCGGGACTCATCGAACGAGGTTGCTGCCTTCATCGACACGCTCCGCCCGCCCGCACCCGAAGAGACGGTGGTTACGGCGCCAGAAGTGATTGCCGAACTTGCGAAGCCCGAAGTCGAGAAGCCGAGCCCGCGCCATGATCCGGTGCCTACCGCGCCGGCGGCTGCTCCGACCGGGCCAAACCTGTTTCGGTGGGAATGCGATGCGTCGGGGCAGATCGCTTGGGTCGAAGGCGCGCCGCGCGGCGCATTGATAGGTCGTGCCATTGCGGCGGAGGAGGGCGCCGACCGCCTGCTCGTTCGTGCTTTCGCCGATCGGATTCCGTTCGACGGCGCGACCCTGACCTTTCCGGCGCCGGCGCTCGACGGCGAATGGCGGCTGAGCGGGATCCCGGCCTTCTCGCCGAGCGACGGCCGGTTCATTGGCTATCGTGGCATCGCCCGCCGCGACGGGGACGATCAGGTGCAGGTGCCATCGTCGGCAATCTCCGCAATCGGCAGCGCCGATGCGGACATGCTTCGCGAGACGATCCACGAGATCAAGACCCCTTTAAATGCGATCATCGGGTTCGCCGAAATTATCGACGGGCAATATCTCGGCCCGGCGCATCGCAACTATCGGAGCCGCGCCGCGGAAATCGTTACGCAGGCACGCGTCCTTCTGGGTGCGATCGAGGATCTGGACTTCGCCGCGCGGATGAGGAGTTCGCGGGCATCGGCAGGTGCCGCCACCGCGCTCGACACCATGCTTCCGCCATTGACCGATGAACTGGTCCGGCGCGCAAAGGGTCGCGACGTCGAACTGCGGGTCTCGCCGCCGAAGCGCGGGGTCCGGTGTCGGCTTGAGCAGGATCTGGCCGAACGACTGCTGCGACGCCTGATCGGTGCAGTCATCGACGCAAGCGTTCCCGGGGAACGAATCCAGGCCTCATTTCGGGAGGATGCCGGGATGTGCGTGCTCGATTTGTCGCTTCCAGTCTCGGCGCAGGGGTTGAGTGACGAGCGACTGTTCGATCCCGCCTTCGCGACCGCTTCGGAAGACGGACAATCGCCGCTTGGCCTTGGCTTCGCGCTTCGGCTGGTGCGGGGACTTGCGAGCCTGGCCGGCGGGAAAATCACCACGAACGCCGGCGGTCTTTCGCTCGGCATTCCCAAAGCCTGA
- a CDS encoding M28 family peptidase — protein MNRFQALLLAAVATPAFAQTPPLPPVAVDAKVVALRDAALKDEYAWDITEGLTTEVGPRLAGTEAEARARDWSVRKLRAMGFSNVRVETFDMPVWERGFESAEILSPFPQKMVVAALGNSASTGPQGITGEIVAFDSIDALRAAPDSAVRGKIVFIDHRMMPTQDGSSYGQFGAPRRQGPTLASKKGAIGIVIRSIGTDHHRNPHAGVQSFADGATPIPAGALTVPDAEQMARILKRGLPVQMRLTLVSRNLGTRQSGNVIAEVPGRDPSLPPILVSGHLDSWDLGTGAIDDATGVAISAAAAKRIMDAGRPLRTIRIVWFGAEEVGLFGGLDYRARHGKKPHYALMESDFGADRIWQVNSKLGAERRQEARAIAAALAPLGINTGSFEQAEGSDIGPMLADGLPGVGLSQDGTRYFDYHHTPDDTLDKVDPVQLRQNVAAWTAVLAILSGGIEEPKPRRRR, from the coding sequence ATGAACCGATTCCAAGCCCTGCTGCTCGCCGCCGTCGCCACCCCCGCCTTCGCGCAAACTCCCCCCCTGCCGCCGGTCGCGGTCGACGCAAAGGTCGTCGCACTTCGCGACGCCGCGTTGAAGGATGAATACGCGTGGGACATTACCGAGGGCCTCACCACCGAAGTCGGCCCGCGGCTGGCAGGGACCGAAGCCGAAGCCCGCGCCCGCGATTGGTCGGTCCGCAAGCTCCGCGCGATGGGCTTCTCGAACGTCCGGGTCGAAACCTTCGACATGCCGGTGTGGGAACGCGGCTTCGAAAGCGCCGAGATACTTTCGCCCTTCCCCCAGAAGATGGTCGTCGCCGCACTCGGCAACAGCGCTTCGACCGGGCCGCAGGGAATTACCGGTGAAATCGTTGCTTTCGACAGCATCGACGCCTTGCGCGCCGCGCCCGACTCCGCGGTCCGGGGCAAGATCGTCTTCATCGACCATCGCATGATGCCGACGCAGGACGGCTCCAGCTACGGCCAGTTCGGCGCGCCGCGCCGCCAGGGTCCGACGCTCGCCTCTAAAAAGGGCGCGATCGGAATCGTCATCCGCTCGATCGGCACCGACCATCATCGCAATCCGCATGCGGGCGTGCAGAGCTTCGCCGACGGCGCGACGCCGATCCCCGCGGGCGCACTGACGGTTCCCGATGCCGAGCAAATGGCGCGCATCCTGAAGCGCGGTCTTCCCGTTCAGATGCGCCTGACCCTTGTCAGCCGCAATCTCGGCACCCGCCAGTCGGGCAACGTCATTGCCGAGGTCCCCGGTCGTGATCCCAGCCTTCCGCCGATCCTCGTCAGCGGCCACCTCGACAGCTGGGACCTTGGGACCGGCGCGATCGACGATGCCACCGGCGTCGCCATTTCCGCCGCCGCCGCCAAGCGGATCATGGACGCGGGCCGCCCGCTGCGCACAATCCGCATCGTCTGGTTCGGCGCCGAGGAAGTCGGCCTGTTCGGCGGCCTCGACTACCGCGCCCGCCACGGCAAGAAGCCGCACTATGCGCTGATGGAAAGCGACTTCGGCGCCGATCGCATCTGGCAGGTCAACAGCAAGCTTGGGGCCGAACGCCGTCAGGAAGCCCGCGCCATCGCCGCCGCGCTGGCGCCGCTCGGCATCAACACCGGCTCGTTCGAACAGGCCGAGGGTTCGGACATCGGCCCGATGCTCGCCGACGGCCTGCCGGGGGTTGGGCTGAGCCAGGACGGAACCCGCTACTTCGACTATCACCACACCCCCGACGACACGTTGGACAAGGTCGATCCCGTCCAGCTTCGCCAGAACGTCGCCGCATGGACCGCGGTGCTCGCCATCCTGTCTGGCGGTATCGAGGAGCCGAAGCCGCGTCGCCGGCGTTGA
- a CDS encoding PA0069 family radical SAM protein → MPVESINGRGASRNPTPTRFNVAERVVDGDWLDSVEQLDGIVPRRTTVTIEKPKSILTRNSSPDIGFDRSINPYRGCEHGCIYCFARPTHAYHDLSPGVDFESRLFVKPEAAKLLHAALSRPGYEVAPIALGTNTDPYQPIEDEWRVTRSVLELLLETKHPFTITTKSDRLLRDLDIIAPAARLGLASVAISVTSLDPSIHATLEPRAPSSRKRLAAIRQLTDAGVPAYVSISPIIPHITDHELEAIVEAAAEAGARGGFCLPVRLPHEVAPLFRAWLDAHYPDRTGKVMATIRAMRGGRDNDPGFFTRMRGQGVWGELLQARFEKAMKRHGLGRAKFALRSDLFEAPHGNQLRLL, encoded by the coding sequence ATGCCGGTCGAATCGATCAACGGACGCGGCGCATCGCGCAATCCGACCCCCACCCGTTTCAACGTGGCGGAGCGGGTCGTCGATGGCGACTGGCTCGACAGCGTCGAGCAACTCGACGGCATCGTGCCGCGTCGGACGACGGTGACGATCGAAAAACCCAAATCGATCCTCACGCGCAATTCCTCGCCCGACATCGGCTTCGACCGCTCGATCAACCCGTATCGCGGGTGCGAGCATGGCTGCATTTACTGCTTCGCTCGGCCGACCCACGCCTATCACGATTTGTCGCCCGGCGTGGATTTCGAAAGCCGGCTGTTCGTCAAACCCGAAGCGGCCAAGCTGCTTCATGCCGCGCTCTCGCGCCCGGGCTACGAGGTCGCGCCGATCGCGCTCGGCACCAATACCGACCCCTATCAGCCGATCGAGGACGAGTGGCGGGTCACGCGGTCGGTGCTTGAATTGCTGCTGGAGACGAAGCACCCGTTCACGATCACCACCAAGTCCGACCGCCTCCTTCGCGACCTCGATATTATCGCACCCGCCGCGAGGCTCGGACTCGCCTCGGTCGCCATCTCGGTGACCTCGCTCGACCCGTCCATCCACGCGACGCTCGAGCCCCGCGCTCCATCATCGCGCAAGCGACTGGCCGCGATCCGCCAACTGACCGACGCCGGCGTTCCGGCCTATGTCTCGATCTCGCCGATCATCCCGCACATCACCGACCATGAACTCGAAGCGATCGTCGAGGCGGCAGCGGAGGCTGGCGCACGCGGCGGCTTCTGCCTTCCCGTCCGCTTGCCGCACGAGGTCGCGCCGCTGTTCCGCGCCTGGCTCGACGCCCATTACCCTGACCGAACAGGCAAGGTCATGGCGACGATCCGGGCGATGCGCGGCGGCCGCGACAACGATCCCGGCTTCTTCACGCGCATGCGCGGTCAAGGCGTCTGGGGCGAATTGCTGCAGGCCCGCTTCGAAAAGGCGATGAAGCGGCATGGCCTCGGCCGCGCCAAGTTCGCGCTACGCTCCGACCTCTTCGAGGCGCCGCACGGAAATCAACTGCGATTGCTGTAG